The Terriglobia bacterium genome includes a region encoding these proteins:
- a CDS encoding metallophosphoesterase, translating into MTARMRLVAYAAPAMAWLIYGAYSQEPAAQASAGKVVGGPYAVNVGARSATVMWLVQTGESSLGAEPGKADQRAPVLRAEKTTFVGLQRGTTYYYQAFPGEAGKGSFRTAPSGNAPFQFVVYGDTRTRHDIHRKVIAAILGFAHPDFVMHTGDLVANGDDPALWPIFFDAERELLRKAAFFPALGNHERDAANYFDFLRAKPYYSFDWGNAHFTVIDSDIENAGATAEQRDAFWKQQVRWLEDDLRSAQQADFRFLFAHHPPMTAVKRRQGDNPHMTALESMFARYKLSAGFFGHDHNYQHYLKDGIHYFITGGGGAP; encoded by the coding sequence ATGACGGCGAGGATGCGGCTCGTCGCATACGCTGCTCCGGCGATGGCGTGGCTGATTTACGGCGCCTATTCGCAGGAGCCGGCTGCACAGGCGTCTGCGGGGAAGGTAGTGGGCGGGCCCTATGCCGTCAACGTCGGGGCGCGTTCGGCGACGGTGATGTGGCTGGTTCAAACAGGTGAGTCCTCGCTCGGAGCGGAACCAGGCAAGGCTGATCAGCGAGCGCCTGTACTGCGCGCGGAAAAGACAACCTTCGTAGGACTCCAGCGCGGAACCACTTATTACTACCAAGCGTTCCCGGGCGAAGCCGGGAAAGGCTCCTTCCGAACGGCCCCCTCCGGCAACGCTCCGTTTCAGTTCGTGGTCTACGGCGACACACGCACACGGCACGACATACATCGCAAGGTAATCGCGGCGATTCTCGGATTTGCGCACCCGGATTTCGTCATGCACACCGGAGACCTGGTGGCGAACGGAGATGATCCCGCGCTGTGGCCGATCTTCTTCGATGCCGAACGAGAGCTATTGCGGAAAGCAGCATTCTTTCCCGCACTCGGGAATCACGAGCGCGACGCCGCCAACTACTTTGACTTCCTGCGAGCCAAGCCGTATTACTCGTTCGACTGGGGCAACGCGCATTTCACGGTAATCGACAGCGACATTGAAAACGCCGGCGCCACCGCGGAACAGCGAGACGCTTTCTGGAAGCAACAGGTTCGGTGGCTGGAAGACGACCTACGTTCTGCTCAGCAGGCCGATTTCCGCTTCTTGTTTGCGCACCATCCTCCCATGACCGCGGTGAAGCGCCGGCAAGGCGACAACCCTCACATGACGGCGCTCGAATCGATGTTCGCAAGATACAAACTCTCTGCCGGCTTCTTCGGTCACGACCACAACTACCAGCATTACCTCAAGGACGGAATTCATTACTTCATCACAGGAGGCGGCGGCGCGCCGC